In Hydrogenovibrio thermophilus, the following are encoded in one genomic region:
- a CDS encoding rhodanese-like domain-containing protein: MPLRLKDLVKTAKANIDEITCDQVEDYQAQGYKTLDVREAAEYLDGTIPMSLHIPRGILEPKCDMCFEGHESELSDLNQPWIIFCQAGGRGALAAYTMKQMGYTNVINLAGGFNAWKAFGGPIETPPIEDGLIRCDHPWNPGFQGE, translated from the coding sequence ATGCCACTTAGACTGAAAGACCTCGTAAAAACGGCCAAAGCCAATATTGATGAAATCACTTGCGACCAGGTGGAAGACTACCAGGCGCAAGGTTACAAAACCCTCGATGTCCGCGAAGCGGCGGAATACCTCGACGGCACCATCCCCATGTCACTTCATATCCCCAGAGGCATTCTGGAACCCAAATGCGACATGTGCTTTGAAGGGCACGAATCGGAACTGTCGGATCTGAACCAGCCTTGGATCATTTTCTGCCAGGCCGGTGGACGCGGCGCACTGGCCGCTTACACCATGAAACAGATGGGCTATACAAATGTGATTAATCTCGCCGGCGGGTTCAATGCCTGGAAAGCCTTCGGCGGACCGATTGAAACCCCGCCGATCGAAGACGGCCTGATCCGTTGCGACCACCCTTGGAACCCGGGGTTCCAAGGCGAGTAA
- the gap gene encoding type I glyceraldehyde-3-phosphate dehydrogenase has protein sequence MTVKVGINGFGRIGRMAFRAAAKDFKNIEVVAINDLLDPEYLAYMLKYDSVHGRFDGDVEVKDGNLVVNGKTIRITAERNPADLKWDEVGADLVIECTGFFLTEETCQAHIDAGAKKVVQSAPSKDHTPMFVYGVNHNEYAGQAIVSAASCTTNGLAPVAKVLNDNFGIKRGLMSTVHAATATQKTVDGPSMKDWRGGRGILENIIPSSTGAAKAVGKVLPALNGKLTGMAFRVPTSDVSVVDLTVELEKEASYDDICAAMKKASEGELAGVLGYTEEANVSTDFRGDSHPSIFDAKAGIALDPTFVKIVAWYDNEYGYTCNMMRVVEHVGTH, from the coding sequence ATGACAGTTAAAGTTGGTATTAACGGTTTTGGCCGTATCGGTCGTATGGCGTTTCGTGCGGCTGCAAAAGACTTCAAAAACATTGAAGTAGTTGCCATCAACGATTTGTTGGACCCTGAATATTTGGCATACATGCTGAAGTACGATTCCGTACACGGTCGTTTCGACGGTGACGTCGAAGTGAAAGACGGTAACTTGGTTGTGAACGGTAAAACCATCCGCATCACCGCTGAACGTAACCCGGCTGACCTTAAGTGGGACGAAGTGGGTGCCGACCTGGTCATCGAATGTACTGGTTTCTTCCTGACCGAAGAAACGTGTCAAGCGCACATCGACGCGGGTGCGAAGAAAGTGGTTCAGTCTGCGCCTTCTAAAGATCACACGCCAATGTTCGTTTACGGTGTTAACCATAACGAATACGCGGGTCAAGCGATTGTTTCTGCCGCTTCTTGTACCACAAACGGTTTGGCGCCGGTTGCGAAGGTATTGAACGACAACTTCGGTATCAAGCGTGGTTTGATGTCGACTGTTCACGCGGCGACCGCCACTCAGAAAACCGTTGACGGTCCTTCCATGAAAGACTGGCGCGGTGGTCGCGGTATCCTTGAGAACATCATCCCATCTTCAACCGGTGCGGCGAAAGCGGTTGGTAAAGTATTGCCAGCGTTGAACGGCAAGTTGACGGGTATGGCTTTCCGTGTACCGACATCTGACGTTTCCGTTGTTGACTTGACGGTTGAGTTGGAAAAAGAAGCGTCTTACGACGACATCTGTGCGGCGATGAAAAAAGCGTCTGAAGGTGAGTTGGCAGGCGTTCTGGGTTACACCGAAGAAGCCAATGTTTCGACTGACTTCCGTGGTGACTCTCACCCATCCATCTTCGACGCGAAAGCCGGTATCGCTTTGGATCCGACCTTCGTTAAGATCGTGGCTTGGTATGACAACGAGTATGGTTACACTTGTAACATGATGCGCGTTGTTGAGCACGTTGGAACGCACTAA
- a CDS encoding Tll0287-like domain-containing protein, with protein MKKSVLSIALLTGVALTAQANQPSEAEARGLVKDYMSQLKPALMKSMKEGGPVNSIDVCHTKAPQIAHDLTQKSGWKINRVSLKPRAVNAKPDAWEKTVLERFDTQLAEGKPIKEMEFSQVIIMNGEKQYRYMKAIPTAAVCLNCHGTDVQPAVKKAISEYYPDDQAVGYSKGQIRGAFSFTKAL; from the coding sequence ATGAAAAAGTCAGTACTCAGCATTGCATTGCTCACGGGAGTGGCTTTGACCGCTCAAGCCAACCAGCCTAGCGAAGCCGAAGCGCGCGGCCTGGTCAAAGATTACATGAGCCAGTTGAAACCGGCCCTGATGAAAAGCATGAAAGAAGGCGGCCCGGTGAACTCGATTGACGTCTGCCACACCAAAGCGCCACAAATCGCACATGACCTAACTCAGAAAAGCGGCTGGAAAATCAACCGTGTCAGCTTGAAGCCACGTGCCGTGAACGCCAAGCCGGACGCTTGGGAAAAAACCGTTCTGGAACGTTTTGACACCCAACTAGCGGAAGGCAAGCCGATTAAAGAAATGGAATTTTCACAAGTCATCATCATGAACGGTGAAAAACAATACCGTTACATGAAAGCCATCCCGACGGCGGCGGTCTGTTTGAACTGCCACGGCACGGACGTACAACCGGCCGTCAAAAAAGCCATCAGCGAATACTATCCGGACGATCAAGCGGTCGGCTACTCAAAAGGCCAAATCCGCGGTGCTTTCAGCTTCACCAAAGCGCTGTAA
- a CDS encoding efflux RND transporter permease subunit, with the protein MSHIVRPDQHPQDYEGYHPEKTSFKSHGFIGLFARHKVAPNLMMMVMILLGLVALMKLNVQFFPNFELDYATVKVVWPGANAEDVETSITDPIERVIRNIDNLDEMTSTSALGISSITLKFKEGTNMIEAVDQVKQKIDELRNLPQDSETPMISRVIRYEMVARLLLISDNGDLKELRHLARQFERQLLDQGIDKVDYVGMPEEEMAVEVPQQALENYGLTLQDVSNQLAGMSRDFPAGSVGDDDSVRDLRAIKQGRNEVDFERLPLVVSDTQNVLLGDIANIERRPKKNAPIIMVEGHPAIEMKLQRAESGDTLKSSKIMQDWLAKTEPTLPSGIQLKVYDEIWALVNERIMLLLNNGVGGLILVILILYLFMNGRVAFWVAVGIPISFMATLMIMYLLGGSINMISLFALIMALGIIVDDAIVVGEDALAHYEMGEPALEAAEGGAHRMLAPVTASSITTVAAFVPLMLIGAEIGNILFAIPLVIIAVIMASLLESFAVLPGHLRHAFKNIKPPEEGSVRYRLDNAIDHFREVQFRRLTRWVLSHRAITLASTLALMIFAIGLLAGGRIAFVFFPSPESTRLLADVRFVAGTPPEVTTRYVDQLYQALLETEKNLEPGIVKTAVVHHNETNNGETGANFGGINIELVESDQRETRNAEFIQMWHEKAGKVPGLDVLSIEAPRNGPPGSDIDIRLWGAEPGVLKQASLDLQQVLSQIPGVSGVKDDLPYGRDQLVYELTPQGQALGFTYASLGQQLADAFSGRLAQIFTDGEDEVEVRVQYPRDEQAKLATLGSMQVMTPDGQSVPLSSVAKWKNQQGFDAVRHVDGRLTITVKAEVDKSVNNANRILAQLQETTLKALVAQYGLSYSLEGQSANQAETIGDMKIGLLIGLATIYIVLAWVFASYGWPLVVMMAIPFGLIGAIMGHWVLGIDMTILSLFGFFGLSGIVVNDSIILVSFYKRLREEGMAINQALEEAVVQRVRAVFLTSLTTIAGLTPLLFETSLQAQFLIPMAASIAFGLMFSTLLILLVIPATLSLYENFHDRLQARKQAAEAA; encoded by the coding sequence ATGTCTCACATTGTTCGTCCGGACCAGCACCCGCAAGATTACGAGGGATATCATCCCGAAAAAACGTCGTTTAAATCTCATGGTTTCATCGGGCTTTTCGCCCGCCATAAAGTGGCCCCCAATCTGATGATGATGGTCATGATTCTGTTGGGCTTGGTGGCACTGATGAAGCTCAATGTGCAATTTTTCCCGAATTTCGAACTCGATTACGCCACGGTCAAGGTGGTTTGGCCGGGCGCGAATGCCGAGGATGTGGAAACTTCCATCACCGATCCGATCGAGCGCGTCATTCGCAATATCGACAATCTGGATGAAATGACGTCCACCTCAGCGCTGGGGATTTCGTCGATTACGTTGAAGTTCAAGGAAGGCACCAATATGATCGAGGCGGTCGATCAGGTGAAGCAGAAGATCGATGAATTGCGGAACCTGCCGCAGGACTCCGAAACCCCGATGATCAGTCGGGTGATTCGTTACGAGATGGTGGCGCGTTTGTTGTTGATCAGCGATAACGGCGATTTGAAAGAATTGCGTCACTTGGCACGGCAGTTTGAGCGTCAGTTGCTGGATCAAGGCATTGATAAGGTCGATTACGTCGGCATGCCGGAAGAGGAAATGGCGGTGGAAGTGCCGCAACAGGCGTTGGAGAATTACGGCCTGACGTTGCAGGATGTGTCGAATCAGTTGGCGGGCATGAGTCGTGATTTTCCGGCCGGTTCGGTGGGGGACGACGACAGTGTGCGCGATTTGCGGGCCATCAAACAGGGACGCAATGAAGTGGACTTCGAACGGTTGCCGTTGGTGGTGTCCGATACCCAGAATGTGCTGTTGGGCGACATCGCCAATATCGAGCGCCGCCCGAAAAAGAACGCGCCCATTATTATGGTGGAGGGGCATCCGGCGATTGAGATGAAACTGCAACGCGCCGAATCCGGCGATACGTTGAAGTCCTCGAAAATCATGCAGGACTGGCTGGCGAAAACCGAGCCGACCTTGCCGAGCGGCATTCAATTGAAAGTGTATGACGAAATATGGGCGCTGGTGAACGAGCGGATCATGCTGTTGTTGAACAACGGTGTGGGCGGTTTGATTCTGGTAATCCTGATTCTGTATTTGTTTATGAACGGTCGGGTCGCCTTCTGGGTGGCGGTCGGGATTCCGATTTCCTTTATGGCGACGCTGATGATTATGTATCTGCTGGGCGGCAGCATCAACATGATCAGTCTGTTCGCGTTGATTATGGCCTTGGGGATTATTGTCGATGATGCCATTGTGGTCGGTGAAGACGCGCTGGCCCATTATGAAATGGGCGAGCCGGCGCTGGAAGCGGCTGAAGGCGGCGCGCATCGGATGCTGGCGCCGGTGACGGCGTCGTCCATTACCACGGTGGCGGCGTTTGTGCCTTTGATGTTGATCGGGGCGGAAATCGGGAACATTCTGTTTGCGATTCCGCTGGTCATTATCGCGGTGATTATGGCGTCTTTGTTGGAGAGTTTCGCAGTGTTGCCGGGGCATTTGCGCCATGCATTCAAAAACATCAAGCCGCCGGAAGAGGGGTCGGTTCGTTATCGGCTGGACAACGCCATCGATCATTTCCGGGAAGTGCAGTTCCGTCGTTTGACGCGTTGGGTGTTGTCGCACCGTGCCATTACCTTGGCGTCGACATTGGCGTTGATGATTTTTGCCATCGGTCTTTTGGCCGGAGGGCGAATTGCCTTTGTGTTTTTCCCGTCGCCGGAATCGACTCGTTTGCTGGCGGATGTGCGTTTTGTCGCGGGCACGCCGCCGGAAGTGACGACGCGTTACGTTGATCAGCTTTATCAAGCCTTGCTGGAAACCGAAAAAAACCTTGAGCCGGGCATTGTCAAAACGGCGGTGGTGCATCATAACGAAACCAATAATGGGGAAACCGGGGCCAACTTCGGGGGCATTAATATCGAGCTGGTGGAGTCGGACCAGCGTGAAACCCGAAATGCCGAGTTCATCCAGATGTGGCATGAAAAAGCCGGAAAAGTCCCAGGCCTGGACGTTTTGTCGATTGAAGCGCCACGTAACGGACCGCCTGGCAGCGACATCGATATTCGTTTGTGGGGCGCGGAGCCGGGCGTGTTGAAACAGGCGTCTCTGGATTTACAACAGGTGTTGTCGCAAATTCCCGGTGTATCGGGGGTGAAGGACGATTTGCCGTACGGGCGGGATCAGCTGGTGTATGAATTGACGCCGCAAGGTCAAGCGTTGGGCTTTACCTATGCCTCGCTTGGGCAGCAACTGGCGGATGCGTTTTCCGGGCGGTTGGCACAAATTTTCACCGATGGCGAAGATGAAGTGGAGGTGCGGGTGCAGTATCCGCGCGACGAACAGGCCAAACTGGCCACGCTCGGCAGCATGCAGGTGATGACGCCGGACGGGCAAAGTGTGCCGCTGAGTTCGGTGGCGAAATGGAAAAACCAGCAAGGCTTTGATGCCGTGCGTCATGTGGACGGCCGTTTGACCATTACCGTCAAGGCGGAAGTGGATAAGAGCGTCAATAACGCCAATCGTATTTTGGCCCAGCTTCAGGAAACGACCTTGAAGGCGTTGGTGGCGCAATACGGATTGAGTTATTCACTGGAAGGTCAGAGCGCCAATCAGGCGGAAACCATCGGCGATATGAAAATCGGGCTGCTGATTGGCTTGGCGACCATTTACATTGTGCTGGCCTGGGTGTTTGCGTCCTATGGCTGGCCGTTGGTGGTGATGATGGCGATTCCGTTCGGCTTGATCGGTGCGATTATGGGGCATTGGGTGCTGGGTATCGATATGACAATTCTGTCGTTGTTCGGTTTCTTCGGTTTGTCCGGCATCGTGGTCAACGATTCCATTATCTTGGTGAGTTTCTACAAACGGCTTCGTGAAGAAGGGATGGCGATTAACCAGGCGTTGGAAGAAGCGGTGGTGCAACGGGTGCGCGCGGTATTCTTAACCTCTTTGACCACCATTGCCGGTTTGACGCCGTTGCTGTTTGAAACCTCCTTGCAGGCGCAGTTCCTGATTCCGATGGCGGCGTCCATTGCCTTCGGGTTGATGTTCTCGACCTTATTGATTCTGTTGGTGATTCCGGCGACCTTGTCGCTGTATGAAAATTTCCATGATCGGTTACAGGCCAGAAAGCAGGCCGCTGAAGCGGCCTAA
- the tkt gene encoding transketolase, translating to MSTRRELANAIRVLSMDAVQKAKSGHPGAPMGMADIAEVLWNDHMKFNPTNANWADRDRFVLSNGHGSMLIYSLLHLTGFDLGMEDIKQFRQLHAKTAGHPEYGYADGIETTTGPLGQGITNAVGMAIAERTLAAQFNKQNHDIVNHYTYVFMGDGCLMEGLSHESAAMAGTLGLGKLVAFWDDNDISIDGHISDWMERDVAGRFESYDWHVIRDVDGHDADAIDKAIREAKSVNDKPSLICTRTTIGFGSPNLCGTHDCHGAPLGDEEIKLTRENLGWEYEPFVIPEEVYEGWDHKEQGAKDEAEWNAKFEAYRAEYPELAAEFERRMAGELPANFEMEMDKFIAKTQDEMPNIASRKASQNAIEAMGPLLPEMFGGSADLTGSNLTNWSGTVKVNHANPNGNYLSWGVREFGMAHMMNGMVLHGGFKVYGGTFFMFMEFMRNALRMSALMKIGTIYVFTHDSIGLGEDGPTHQPVEQMATMRVIPNFQTWRACDAVESAVAWKLAVMRGDAPTALVFSRQNLTPMERTAEQVKNIEKGGYILKDCDGTPDIIFIATGSEVGLAVESAEAMDAKVRVVSMPSTDAFDEQDQAYRDSVLIPGVKRVAIEAGVAESWYKYVGLDGDCVCMKSFGESAPAGELFKEFGFTVENVVATANKVLGK from the coding sequence ATGTCAACTCGTAGAGAACTAGCCAATGCGATCCGTGTGTTGAGCATGGATGCCGTCCAAAAAGCCAAGTCTGGTCACCCAGGCGCGCCGATGGGGATGGCTGATATCGCCGAAGTCCTGTGGAATGACCACATGAAATTCAACCCGACTAATGCAAACTGGGCCGATCGCGATCGTTTTGTTTTGTCGAACGGTCACGGCTCCATGCTGATTTATTCGTTGTTGCATTTGACTGGGTTCGACCTAGGAATGGAAGACATCAAGCAGTTCCGTCAATTGCATGCGAAAACCGCAGGTCACCCGGAATACGGTTATGCCGACGGTATCGAAACCACGACCGGGCCGTTGGGGCAAGGGATCACCAACGCGGTTGGTATGGCGATTGCCGAGCGTACTTTGGCGGCGCAATTCAACAAACAAAACCACGACATCGTTAACCACTACACTTATGTCTTCATGGGTGACGGTTGTTTGATGGAAGGCCTGTCTCATGAATCAGCGGCCATGGCCGGTACTTTGGGTCTTGGTAAATTGGTCGCTTTCTGGGATGACAACGATATTTCCATCGATGGTCACATCTCCGACTGGATGGAACGTGACGTTGCCGGACGTTTCGAATCGTATGACTGGCACGTCATTCGCGACGTTGACGGTCATGATGCCGACGCGATTGATAAAGCGATCCGTGAAGCCAAGTCCGTTAACGACAAGCCTTCTTTGATTTGTACACGTACGACAATCGGTTTCGGTTCTCCGAACCTGTGCGGTACCCACGATTGTCACGGCGCTCCATTGGGTGACGAAGAAATCAAATTGACGCGTGAAAACCTGGGCTGGGAATACGAGCCGTTTGTGATTCCGGAAGAAGTTTACGAAGGTTGGGATCATAAAGAGCAAGGTGCGAAAGACGAAGCCGAGTGGAACGCTAAGTTTGAAGCTTACCGCGCTGAATACCCAGAGTTGGCGGCGGAATTCGAACGTCGTATGGCGGGTGAATTGCCGGCGAACTTTGAAATGGAAATGGATAAGTTCATTGCGAAAACACAAGACGAAATGCCAAATATCGCCTCTCGTAAAGCGTCTCAAAACGCAATCGAAGCCATGGGGCCATTGTTGCCGGAAATGTTCGGCGGGTCGGCTGACTTGACCGGATCTAACCTGACCAACTGGTCCGGTACGGTGAAAGTGAATCATGCGAATCCAAACGGTAACTACCTGTCTTGGGGTGTGCGTGAATTCGGTATGGCACACATGATGAACGGGATGGTTCTGCACGGCGGCTTCAAAGTCTACGGCGGTACTTTCTTCATGTTCATGGAATTCATGCGTAATGCTTTGCGTATGTCCGCCTTGATGAAAATCGGTACGATTTATGTCTTTACGCACGATTCCATCGGTTTGGGTGAAGATGGTCCGACACACCAACCGGTCGAGCAAATGGCGACCATGCGTGTGATTCCAAACTTCCAAACTTGGCGCGCGTGTGACGCGGTTGAGTCTGCGGTCGCGTGGAAGCTGGCGGTTATGCGCGGTGACGCACCGACAGCTTTGGTCTTCTCTCGTCAAAACTTGACGCCGATGGAACGTACGGCCGAGCAAGTGAAGAACATCGAGAAGGGTGGTTACATCCTGAAAGATTGTGACGGTACGCCGGACATCATCTTCATCGCGACCGGTTCTGAAGTTGGTTTGGCGGTTGAGTCCGCTGAAGCGATGGACGCGAAAGTCCGTGTGGTTTCCATGCCGTCTACCGATGCCTTTGATGAGCAGGATCAAGCCTACCGTGATTCCGTATTGATCCCAGGCGTTAAGCGTGTTGCGATCGAAGCCGGTGTGGCCGAGTCTTGGTACAAGTATGTTGGCTTGGACGGTGATTGCGTTTGCATGAAGTCCTTCGGTGAGTCTGCACCCGCCGGTGAATTGTTCAAGGAGTTCGGCTTCACTGTTGAGAACGTGGTGGCGACGGCGAACAAGGTACTTGGTAAATAA
- a CDS encoding phosphoglycerate kinase, whose amino-acid sequence MSVIKMSDLDLAGKRVLIREDLNVPVKDGKVTSDARIRASLPTIKMAAEAGAKVMLMSHLGRPTEGEYAEEFSLAPVAADLSAKLGKEVRLVKDYLDGGFDIAEGEVVLLENVRFNVGEKKNDEALSQKYAALCDVYVMDAFGTAHRAQASTHGAGAFAGTACAGPLLAAELDALGKALNNPARPMVAIVGGSKVSTKLTVLESLSEKVDQLVVGGGIANTFIEAAGYNVGKSLSESDLVPTCKKLNEIMEGRGAAIPLASDVVCGKEFSESAAAETKAVADVADDDMIFDIGPDSAAELANIIKNAGTVVWNGPVGVFEFDQFGEGTKAISMAIAESSAFSIAGGGDTLAAIDKYDIADKVSYISTGGGAFLEFLEGKKLPAVEMLEKAAQK is encoded by the coding sequence ATGTCTGTAATTAAAATGTCTGACTTGGACTTGGCTGGAAAGCGAGTATTGATCCGTGAAGATTTGAACGTTCCGGTTAAGGATGGGAAAGTGACCTCAGATGCACGTATCCGTGCCTCTTTGCCAACCATTAAAATGGCGGCGGAAGCCGGTGCGAAAGTCATGTTGATGTCTCACTTGGGGCGTCCGACAGAAGGTGAGTACGCGGAAGAGTTTTCGTTGGCACCGGTCGCGGCCGACTTGTCTGCAAAGCTAGGCAAAGAAGTGCGTTTGGTTAAAGACTACCTGGACGGTGGTTTTGACATTGCGGAAGGCGAAGTCGTATTGTTGGAAAACGTGCGTTTCAATGTCGGTGAAAAGAAAAACGACGAAGCGTTGTCTCAAAAATACGCGGCTTTGTGTGACGTTTACGTCATGGATGCTTTTGGTACGGCTCACCGTGCGCAAGCATCTACACACGGTGCGGGCGCTTTCGCCGGTACCGCATGTGCCGGTCCTTTGTTGGCGGCCGAATTGGACGCCCTTGGTAAGGCTTTGAATAACCCGGCTCGTCCGATGGTGGCGATCGTGGGTGGTTCCAAAGTATCCACTAAGTTGACGGTGTTGGAATCTTTGTCTGAAAAAGTCGACCAATTGGTAGTGGGTGGCGGTATCGCCAATACCTTCATCGAAGCGGCTGGCTACAATGTTGGTAAGTCTTTGTCTGAAAGCGACTTGGTCCCGACCTGTAAAAAATTGAACGAAATCATGGAAGGGCGTGGCGCGGCCATTCCTTTAGCTTCTGACGTGGTTTGCGGGAAAGAATTCTCCGAATCGGCTGCGGCCGAAACCAAAGCGGTTGCGGATGTCGCCGACGACGACATGATTTTCGATATCGGCCCGGATTCAGCGGCTGAATTGGCGAACATCATCAAAAACGCCGGTACGGTTGTTTGGAACGGCCCGGTTGGTGTCTTTGAATTCGATCAGTTCGGTGAAGGCACCAAAGCGATTTCCATGGCGATTGCCGAATCGTCAGCGTTCTCCATCGCGGGTGGTGGTGATACCTTGGCGGCAATCGACAAGTATGACATCGCGGATAAAGTCTCTTATATCTCAACCGGCGGCGGTGCTTTCCTAGAGTTCTTGGAAGGCAAGAAACTACCGGCTGTTGAAATGTTGGAAAAAGCGGCGCAAAAATAA
- a CDS encoding efflux RND transporter periplasmic adaptor subunit, translating to MAVLQKLKTMRKGLMPLLIVLGAIALFAILKMTKPAQPPVQVQQKVWPVTAMTVQAETLAPVISLYGTVESNALVTAAAPVAGVVASLPVKEGQAFQKGDPLVALAQADIELPYQIAKADVADTEAELRIQGLLYEANRKRLDKEKRVLKIKQDDVKRNGQLIKKDLVSKSTLDASKEAMVRQEYTVVGAQLAVEENKAKVAQLEARLEKAKANLAQAEINRERGNVIAPYDGRIAKVSVAEGDRVAANAAMVTFYGLDSLELRAKIPGFQLDKVYDAIEDGVTLAAELKLNGHAYKLPLKRLAGEATPSGLDAFFAVPATAKTARPGDLWQVNLYGQPVPNVMAVPYSALYGADRVYIVVDGQLKSVTIQNVGEVMVDGQVWAMVRGDLPDGAQVATTHLPNAVNGLKVSVVE from the coding sequence ATGGCGGTATTACAAAAACTGAAAACAATGCGAAAAGGGTTGATGCCGTTATTGATTGTGCTGGGCGCAATCGCCTTATTTGCGATTTTAAAAATGACCAAGCCGGCCCAACCGCCGGTGCAGGTGCAGCAGAAAGTCTGGCCGGTGACGGCGATGACGGTGCAGGCCGAGACGCTGGCGCCGGTGATTTCGTTGTACGGTACCGTGGAATCCAATGCGTTGGTGACGGCGGCGGCACCGGTAGCCGGTGTGGTTGCCAGCTTGCCGGTGAAAGAAGGGCAGGCGTTTCAAAAAGGTGACCCCTTGGTGGCGTTGGCGCAAGCCGATATTGAATTGCCGTATCAAATTGCCAAGGCGGATGTGGCGGATACCGAAGCCGAATTGCGCATTCAGGGGTTGTTGTATGAAGCGAATCGCAAGCGGTTGGATAAGGAAAAGCGCGTTTTGAAAATCAAACAAGATGATGTGAAGCGCAACGGGCAACTGATTAAAAAAGATTTGGTGTCCAAATCGACATTGGATGCTTCCAAAGAGGCGATGGTGCGACAGGAATACACCGTTGTGGGGGCGCAATTGGCGGTGGAAGAAAATAAAGCCAAAGTGGCACAGTTGGAAGCGCGCCTGGAAAAGGCCAAGGCCAATTTGGCGCAGGCCGAAATCAACCGTGAGCGCGGCAACGTTATTGCGCCTTACGATGGCCGGATAGCGAAAGTCTCAGTGGCGGAAGGCGACCGAGTCGCCGCCAATGCCGCAATGGTCACTTTCTACGGTTTGGATTCACTGGAATTGCGGGCCAAGATTCCGGGCTTCCAGTTGGATAAAGTCTACGACGCCATCGAAGACGGCGTTACGTTGGCAGCGGAGCTGAAACTCAATGGTCATGCTTATAAACTGCCGTTGAAACGTTTGGCCGGGGAAGCGACGCCAAGCGGATTGGATGCCTTTTTTGCGGTACCGGCCACGGCCAAAACCGCCAGGCCTGGTGATTTGTGGCAAGTGAATCTGTACGGTCAGCCGGTGCCGAATGTGATGGCGGTGCCTTATTCTGCGTTGTACGGTGCGGACCGTGTCTACATCGTCGTTGACGGGCAGTTGAAAAGCGTGACCATTCAAAACGTCGGCGAAGTCATGGTGGACGGTCAGGTTTGGGCGATGGTGCGCGGCGATTTGCCGGACGGTGCTCAGGTCGCCACCACGCATTTACCGAATGCCGTCAATGGCCTGAAAGTATCGGTGGTGGAATAG